Below is a genomic region from Chloroflexota bacterium.
CACCCACTGGCCTATGCCTGATCTCTACGCGCGGCTGCGGTTAGTAGCCGCCAGTGCCGGCATCAACTTGCGTCAGGTTGTAGGCCTACCCCTCACCCTGGACGACAGGTTGATCGGTTTAATTTATGTCTTCCGTACCCGCGACACTGCTTTCTCTGCAGATGACCGTCAAGTGCTTTCTAGCTTTGCTGACCAGGCCGCGATCGCAGTGCGCAATGCAACTCTCTATCAGCAACTAGCAGAGGAAAAAAGTCGGTTGGATGCTATCATCGAGAACAGTGCGGATGGCGTGCTCATTCTGGATGCTCAATGTCATATCGAGACCATGAATCGGGCTCTGGCTGAAATGACTGGTTGGACGGCAGAACAGGCTCGCGGCCAACCGTGCTGGCGTGTAATCGCTCTGCGCAATCCACAAGGCATTAACCTGTGCGAAACTGACTGTCCTCTGCAGGCCCTTTCCGCGGACGGGAACCTGCGGGTAGAAGGCGATATCATTCGTTCCGATGGTCACCGCACAAGCGTAAGCATTACCTATTCCCTACTGTACGATAACGAGGGCACGCTGGTTAATATCATCGGCAACGTGCATGACGTGACCCGCTTCCGTGAAGCAGAAGAGATGAAGGCCATGTTCATCTCCGTGATCTCTCACGAACTCAAAACGCCTGTGGCCCTGATCAAAGGCTATGCCAGCACCTTGCGGCGTGAGGATGCACATTGGGACGAAAAAACGGTGCGCGAGAGCCTAGAGATCATCGAAGAGGAGAGCGATCGCTTGCATCGCCTGATTAATAACCTGCTCGAGGCATCACGTATCCAGGCAGGCACGCTGAAATTGGAGATGAGCGATGTAGCCATCCCCAAACTGGCCGCAAAAACCGTGGAACGCTTTCGCGTTCAAGCTACCAAGCATGACCTACAATTGGATTTTCCAGAAGACTTTCCTCCCGTTCTGGCCGATGAGGAGCGGCTGCAAGAGGTTTTTTCCAATCTTATTAGCAATGCTATTAAATACTCACCAGAAGGCGGCACAATACGAGTGGGCGGGCGCGTGCATCAAGACTATGTCGAGCTGTATGTTTCTGATACCGGCCCAGGCATTCCCCTGGAAAAACAGTCTAGACTGTTCGAACCGTTCTACCGTGTGGATTCCAGCCTTGGCCGCCGCACCCAGGGCGTTGGACTAGGCCTTTTCTTGTGCAAAGCCATTATCGAAGGGCATGGCGGCCGTATTTGGGTGGAAAGCGCTCCGGGTAAAGGGTCCACGTTCCATTTTACGTTGCCACTTCGGTAGCGGGATACCAAAACTGTGGCCACGCCATGCCACGTCTCCGAGTCTTTTCCGGACATTGTCCTAGTGGGAGAAATGAGAAATGACCGAAGAGAGAAAGCACGTCTTGATTGTAGATGACGAACCGCGCATGGTTCGTTTCGTGCGCATGAACTTGGAATTGGAAGGGTATCAAGTCAGCACAGCTTCTAATGGCATGGAAGCGATCGAAAAGGTGCGCGATGAGCTACCCGACCTCGTCATTCTGGATATCATGATGCCAGAGATGGATGGATACGAGACGCTGGAGCGCATCCGTCAGATTTCCAGCGTGCCTGTCATCATGCTCACAGTGAAGGCCGAAGAAGAGGACAAAGTCCGTGGTTTGGAATTAGGTGCTGATGACTATATCACCAAGCCTTTTTCACCCCGCGAACTGGCAAGCCGCGTCAAAGCCGCATTGCGCCGTGCCGAAATGCCCTCGCCAGGACAGAAAACGATGATGGTCATTGACGAGGACCTTGCTGTTGACCTTCAGCGACGTGAGGTACTTGTACGTGGCAAACGTGTGAAGCTTCGTCCCACCGAATACCGCCTGCTCTACCATCTGGTCAATAACGCTGGATGGGTGATGACTCACGAAACATTGCTCTCGAAAGTCTGGGGCTACGAGTACCGTGATGACACTCAGTTGCTGCGGTTATATATCACTTACCTGCGCCAGAAAATCGAGCCCGACCCCAGCCATCCCAAATATATCTTCAACGAACGCGGCGTGGGGTACCGCTTTGTGGATTTTCGGAAAGGCCAAGCGCAAGAAACGGAATCTGCCAATTCCAATCAGGGTAATAACCGCCCAGGCTGAATTCCAGTGCTCCGAGTTGGCTTCTGGGGTTAGGCAAACTTCTTGGGGATTGAGGCCGGGTAGGGCTCAGTGCAGACCGCTTGGTTGCGAATGTCTCCTATTGGCCTGCTGAGACAAGGTCACACTCTACCCAGATGTAGCCGTTGCGCGATGCAAGGCAGCTAGGATCTTCTCCGGCGTGATGGGTAACTCCCGAATGCGCACGCCTAACGCATTATGGATGGCATTGGCAATTGCTGGAGCGCTCGGGGCCACTGAAAGCTCAGCCATCCCCTTGGCTCCAAAGGGACCTAGGCTGTGGGGG
It encodes:
- a CDS encoding PAS domain S-box protein is translated as MTARLDLPSLLQLIISKAVEMLRGEAGLIALQGRDGTFHVRASFGLPPGTLQLFAPLLTDIPLQRTHWPMPDLYARLRLVAASAGINLRQVVGLPLTLDDRLIGLIYVFRTRDTAFSADDRQVLSSFADQAAIAVRNATLYQQLAEEKSRLDAIIENSADGVLILDAQCHIETMNRALAEMTGWTAEQARGQPCWRVIALRNPQGINLCETDCPLQALSADGNLRVEGDIIRSDGHRTSVSITYSLLYDNEGTLVNIIGNVHDVTRFREAEEMKAMFISVISHELKTPVALIKGYASTLRREDAHWDEKTVRESLEIIEEESDRLHRLINNLLEASRIQAGTLKLEMSDVAIPKLAAKTVERFRVQATKHDLQLDFPEDFPPVLADEERLQEVFSNLISNAIKYSPEGGTIRVGGRVHQDYVELYVSDTGPGIPLEKQSRLFEPFYRVDSSLGRRTQGVGLGLFLCKAIIEGHGGRIWVESAPGKGSTFHFTLPLR
- a CDS encoding response regulator transcription factor encodes the protein MTEERKHVLIVDDEPRMVRFVRMNLELEGYQVSTASNGMEAIEKVRDELPDLVILDIMMPEMDGYETLERIRQISSVPVIMLTVKAEEEDKVRGLELGADDYITKPFSPRELASRVKAALRRAEMPSPGQKTMMVIDEDLAVDLQRREVLVRGKRVKLRPTEYRLLYHLVNNAGWVMTHETLLSKVWGYEYRDDTQLLRLYITYLRQKIEPDPSHPKYIFNERGVGYRFVDFRKGQAQETESANSNQGNNRPG